A genome region from Candidatus Manganitrophus noduliformans includes the following:
- a CDS encoding MtrB/PioB family decaheme-associated outer membrane protein, with amino-acid sequence MNDRIRFSWGVFLMTALLLLPAAGFAETEEERVRLSGEVEVGGRVFIDRPSEEDRGKFEEYGEVPAGPFLENLYLRVDRADDRYFLELRAREIGEEDQNFLLRSVRPGRSLFEFEWDQTPHTYSNTGRSPFVETTPGVFQLPDLLQTSLAGAAAADRPNILRSFLATTPPVDLTTRWDTARFLWVGSPYPTLTLQAEYAVIHKQGNRPISTTFLFTNQVELPEPIDQRIDDLKLTAELTRERWQLQLGYGLSLFQNDIDALIWDNPLSATDAVGAPSRGRLDLPPDNVAHTIHLTGAVNLPRRSRLSGTLSYSRRTQDDHFLPHTINTAVSAPALVLPADSLDGKVDIWTGYLKFTSRPVESVGVKSYYRFYGFNNKTPERIFPAQVRTDLSILNEEVRSSSINYTKESAGAATDWQSGRSLSLGVGYDWMRWSRDDRHREAPTTNEHTPKVSLDYTGIDWLLLRTSYARSWRRNGDYNTFAHLAHTHVDVEGLDTTQAQHLLLRKYDEADRDRHRVDLLAQISPKETLSFTPSVSYRKDDYKNSPFGLQEDQNWAAGLDFSWSPIAPGITLYASYMREVFDALQRSRYRTPPAQLENPTYDWISQNKDKIDTVGVSVNIVLIPSKADLDLSWNASRAVGAMRASNPVPPAGGTEAQNISATAENYPDITERLQRLEAALRYAVSPALFWRLQYILEKFDITDFRTDVMQPFMGDVEAGSGTSIYLGAQIRDYTAQIVSFVVGYRF; translated from the coding sequence ATGAACGATCGAATTCGATTCTCTTGGGGTGTCTTTCTAATGACGGCGCTTCTTCTCCTTCCGGCCGCGGGCTTTGCCGAAACGGAAGAAGAAAGGGTTCGTCTGAGCGGCGAGGTGGAAGTGGGGGGACGGGTCTTTATCGACCGCCCTTCGGAGGAGGACCGCGGTAAGTTCGAGGAATACGGAGAGGTTCCCGCCGGACCTTTCCTGGAGAACCTTTATCTGCGGGTCGACCGGGCCGATGATCGTTATTTTCTGGAATTAAGGGCGCGGGAGATCGGCGAGGAGGATCAGAATTTTCTTTTGCGAAGCGTCCGTCCCGGACGAAGCCTCTTTGAGTTTGAATGGGATCAGACCCCGCACACCTACAGCAACACGGGCCGCAGCCCCTTTGTGGAGACGACCCCCGGGGTTTTCCAGCTTCCCGATCTCCTCCAAACGAGTCTGGCGGGGGCGGCCGCTGCGGACCGGCCTAATATTCTGCGAAGTTTTCTGGCAACGACTCCGCCGGTCGACCTGACGACCCGCTGGGACACCGCGCGTTTTCTCTGGGTTGGGTCTCCCTATCCCACCTTGACGCTTCAGGCGGAGTATGCCGTGATTCATAAGCAGGGAAACCGGCCGATCTCAACCACCTTTCTCTTCACCAATCAGGTGGAGCTTCCGGAGCCGATTGATCAACGCATCGACGATCTGAAATTGACGGCGGAGCTGACGCGGGAGAGGTGGCAGCTTCAACTAGGTTATGGTTTGTCTCTCTTTCAGAACGATATTGATGCGCTGATCTGGGACAATCCCCTCAGCGCGACCGACGCCGTCGGCGCGCCGAGCCGCGGCCGCTTGGACCTCCCTCCGGACAACGTGGCCCATACGATCCATCTCACCGGCGCGGTCAACCTTCCGCGGCGCAGCCGTCTCTCCGGGACCCTCTCCTACAGCCGGCGGACACAGGACGATCATTTTCTTCCGCATACGATCAACACCGCCGTTTCGGCGCCGGCCCTTGTCCTCCCGGCGGACAGCCTCGACGGCAAGGTCGACATTTGGACCGGTTATCTGAAGTTCACGAGCCGTCCGGTCGAGAGTGTGGGGGTGAAAAGTTATTATCGGTTCTATGGATTCAACAACAAGACCCCGGAGCGGATCTTCCCGGCCCAGGTCCGGACCGATCTCTCGATCCTCAACGAAGAGGTCAGAAGCTCCAGCATCAACTATACAAAAGAGAGCGCCGGGGCTGCAACCGATTGGCAATCGGGCCGGTCGCTCTCGCTCGGCGTCGGTTATGATTGGATGCGTTGGAGCCGGGACGATCGTCATCGGGAGGCGCCGACGACGAACGAGCATACACCCAAGGTGTCGCTCGACTACACCGGAATCGATTGGCTTCTGCTGCGCACCTCCTACGCGCGATCGTGGCGGCGCAACGGCGACTACAATACCTTCGCCCACCTGGCGCACACCCATGTCGATGTCGAAGGGCTCGACACCACGCAAGCCCAGCATCTGCTCCTTCGCAAATATGACGAGGCCGACCGCGACCGCCACCGCGTCGACCTTCTGGCGCAGATCAGCCCGAAGGAGACCCTCTCGTTCACCCCATCGGTCAGCTACCGGAAGGACGACTACAAGAATTCCCCTTTCGGCCTTCAGGAGGATCAGAACTGGGCGGCCGGGCTCGACTTTTCCTGGAGTCCGATCGCGCCTGGGATCACCCTCTACGCCAGTTACATGCGGGAGGTCTTCGACGCGCTACAGCGCTCCCGGTATCGAACCCCTCCGGCCCAACTCGAGAATCCGACGTACGATTGGATCTCTCAGAACAAAGATAAAATCGATACGGTCGGGGTGTCGGTGAATATTGTTTTGATCCCGTCGAAAGCCGATCTCGATCTTTCGTGGAACGCCTCTCGGGCGGTGGGGGCGATGCGCGCTTCCAACCCGGTTCCTCCCGCCGGGGGAACGGAGGCGCAGAACATCTCCGCAACGGCGGAGAACTATCCCGACATCACGGAGCGCCTTCAGCGGCTGGAGGCCGCGCTTCGCTACGCGGTGTCGCCGGCGCTGTTTTGGCGGCTTCAATATATCCTTGAGAAGTTCGACATCACCGATTTTCGGACCGACGTGATGCAGCCCTTCATGGGCGACGTCGAAGCCGGCTCGGGAACCAGCATTTACCTGGGGGCCCAGATCCGCGATTACACCGCCCAGATCGTCAGTTTTGTCGTCGGGTATCGTTTCTGA
- a CDS encoding DmsE family decaheme c-type cytochrome: MNAKGRILLMAMAGGLMGLLVWAAVGVSGPVSAAAEDADSPPASSEFVGSETCRLCHEKQYERFATTTMGKLFLKHPRTEKEAQGCESCHGPGKLHAESSGDSYERLITFSKNDPTPVDRRNSVCLGCHQKSARLHWQGSVHEARGLACTVCHRVMDNHSERYQLAKPTEIETCGQCHIQRKAQLMRSTHMPLREGKMTCSSCHNPHGSISDALLKANSVNDLCYSCHAEKRGPFLWEHPPAMENCANCHESHGSNHEALLITAKPKLCQKCHLETRHPTQPHDPRTRFVFNRSCTNCHSTIHGSNHPSGRAYQR, from the coding sequence TTGAATGCAAAGGGTCGAATCCTTCTCATGGCAATGGCTGGAGGGTTGATGGGGCTGCTCGTCTGGGCGGCCGTGGGGGTCAGTGGTCCTGTTTCCGCCGCGGCGGAAGATGCCGACTCTCCTCCGGCTTCCTCCGAATTTGTCGGATCGGAAACCTGCCGGCTCTGTCATGAGAAACAGTACGAGCGATTTGCGACGACGACCATGGGCAAACTCTTTCTCAAACATCCCCGGACTGAAAAAGAGGCCCAGGGATGTGAAAGTTGCCATGGCCCCGGAAAGCTTCATGCGGAATCGTCGGGTGACTCTTATGAGCGCCTGATTACTTTTTCAAAAAACGACCCCACCCCGGTCGACCGGCGCAATTCGGTTTGCCTCGGTTGCCACCAAAAGTCGGCTCGACTTCACTGGCAGGGAAGCGTTCATGAAGCACGCGGGCTGGCCTGCACCGTATGCCATCGGGTGATGGACAATCATTCGGAGCGATATCAGCTGGCGAAGCCGACCGAAATAGAGACCTGCGGACAATGTCACATCCAGCGAAAGGCGCAGTTGATGCGATCCACCCATATGCCGCTGCGGGAAGGAAAGATGACCTGCTCGAGCTGCCACAACCCTCATGGAAGCATCTCAGACGCGCTGCTCAAAGCCAACTCGGTGAACGATCTCTGTTATTCCTGCCATGCCGAGAAACGGGGACCGTTTCTCTGGGAGCACCCGCCGGCGATGGAGAATTGTGCCAATTGCCATGAATCCCACGGCTCCAATCACGAGGCGCTGCTCATCACCGCCAAACCGAAGCTCTGCCAGAAGTGCCACCTGGAAACACGGCATCCGACCCAGCCGCATGATCCCCGAACGCGGTTTGTTTTCAACCGCTCCTGCACGAACTGTCACAGCACGATTCACGGGAGCAATCATCCATCGGGCCGAGCCTATCAACGTTAG
- a CDS encoding c-type cytochrome: MMKHASILISGFLFALSVVFYGISPAFASDVEKGKKLYGDKKCSLCHVIAGTGGKMGPDLTDVGNQRDRDWLKKFLKNPKEAVPGAKMMAVKGSEEEIAALVDYMLSLKK; encoded by the coding sequence ATGATGAAACACGCGTCTATTCTTATATCCGGTTTTCTGTTTGCTTTGAGCGTTGTCTTTTATGGTATTTCGCCGGCATTCGCTTCCGACGTGGAAAAGGGGAAGAAGCTCTATGGGGATAAGAAATGCAGCCTTTGCCATGTCATTGCAGGAACGGGTGGCAAGATGGGGCCCGATTTGACCGATGTCGGAAATCAGCGTGATCGTGATTGGTTGAAGAAGTTCCTCAAGAACCCGAAAGAGGCAGTGCCGGGGGCGAAGATGATGGCCGTCAAGGGGAGCGAGGAAGAGATCGCTGCTTTGGTCGACTACATGTTGTCCTTGAAAAAATAG
- a CDS encoding cupredoxin domain-containing protein has translation MKRTIYALITFILLSAGTAYGKTFTLKTTMSGEFAFVGPDGTKNPTLELHEGDVVELIIENGDGAPHVFAIPELEVKSNRVDTVGERTIVRFVVKKGVFKYFCPLPGHRRLGMEGTIVCRRK, from the coding sequence ATGAAGAGAACAATATATGCGCTGATCACATTCATCCTCCTCAGCGCCGGAACGGCGTATGGAAAGACCTTCACCTTGAAAACAACGATGTCGGGCGAATTCGCTTTTGTCGGTCCGGACGGAACGAAGAATCCGACCCTCGAGTTGCACGAGGGCGACGTTGTGGAGCTGATCATCGAAAACGGCGATGGGGCTCCGCATGTTTTTGCGATCCCTGAACTGGAGGTGAAGTCGAATCGGGTCGACACGGTGGGGGAAAGGACGATCGTCAGATTCGTGGTGAAGAAAGGAGTGTTTAAATACTTCTGCCCTCTTCCGGGCCACCGCAGGCTCGGAATGGAAGGAACGATTGTCTGCAGGCGTAAATGA
- a CDS encoding globin domain-containing protein, translated as MNEVMQSFNRVRNNGLAERFYEIFLEADPRLKPLFTNTDFKRQRDLLIHAIVMLIEYADGKPLGEMAIRRLGELHSRRKMNVTPDLYPIWVDAMVGALAELDSEFSPDLEQQWRNVMQKGIAVMVEMN; from the coding sequence ATGAATGAGGTGATGCAGAGTTTTAATCGGGTCCGCAACAACGGATTAGCCGAGCGGTTTTACGAAATCTTCCTGGAGGCGGACCCTCGGCTCAAACCGCTGTTTACAAATACCGACTTCAAGCGGCAGAGAGATCTGCTCATCCATGCCATCGTGATGTTGATCGAGTATGCCGACGGAAAACCGCTGGGGGAAATGGCGATCAGACGGTTGGGTGAGCTCCACAGCCGCAGGAAAATGAATGTGACCCCCGATCTTTATCCGATCTGGGTCGACGCGATGGTCGGCGCGCTCGCCGAATTAGACTCCGAATTCTCTCCCGATCTCGAACAGCAATGGCGCAACGTCATGCAAAAAGGGATTGCAGTGATGGTTGAGATGAATTAG
- a CDS encoding tyrosine-type recombinase/integrase, with protein sequence MNDPVRYVDMLPPVQQVMLKQRAIVLWASQYVFPNAIGGALDTANLRNRVWYPTLEEAGIRLRTLYQTRHTFATLMLGSGENPEWVAKMLGHSTIRMLQKYSKFIPNLTRQDGSAFMKVFQDKMSRSAPQIWPMFGQCLDEKKGLVSQPFDIFGGAEGDRTPDPKTASIKEAFFITA encoded by the coding sequence ATGAATGATCCGGTACGATACGTCGACATGCTCCCACCCGTTCAACAGGTCATGCTAAAACAGCGAGCGATCGTTTTATGGGCAAGTCAGTATGTATTTCCGAACGCAATCGGGGGCGCTCTGGATACCGCGAACCTTCGGAACCGGGTCTGGTATCCAACCCTCGAAGAGGCGGGGATTCGATTGAGGACCCTGTATCAAACACGGCATACCTTTGCGACACTGATGCTCGGATCGGGCGAGAATCCGGAGTGGGTGGCGAAGATGTTAGGACACAGCACGATTCGAATGTTACAGAAGTACTCGAAGTTCATTCCGAACTTAACGCGCCAGGACGGGTCGGCCTTCATGAAGGTTTTTCAGGACAAAATGTCCCGCTCTGCCCCTCAGATTTGGCCAATGTTTGGCCAATGTTTGGACGAAAAAAAAGGGCTGGTTTCCCAACCCTTTGATATTTTTGGTGGAGCTGAGGGGGATCGAACCCCTGACCCCAAGACTGCCAGTATAAAAGAGGCATTTTTCATAACGGCTTGA
- a CDS encoding hemerythrin domain-containing protein, with amino-acid sequence MKPTDQLKKEHEAILLLLRVLDKVAARLEAGERVDATDLDRMLEFIRIFADRCHHGKEETFLFPALEEAGMPREGGPVGVMLQEHDQGRRYVEALSKAVAGYQADDPEAAASFAASARSYIQHLTQHIEKENHILFPMADRFLSDGKQKALLNAFDRIEEEVVGKGKHEEFHLLLDHLSEVYLK; translated from the coding sequence ATGAAGCCGACCGATCAACTGAAGAAGGAACACGAAGCGATCCTCCTCCTGCTGAGGGTGCTGGACAAGGTCGCCGCGCGTTTGGAGGCGGGAGAGCGGGTGGATGCGACCGATCTTGACCGAATGTTGGAGTTTATCCGAATTTTTGCCGACCGATGCCATCATGGAAAAGAAGAGACGTTTCTTTTTCCTGCGCTGGAAGAAGCCGGAATGCCGAGAGAGGGGGGACCGGTCGGGGTCATGTTGCAGGAGCACGATCAGGGCCGTCGGTATGTGGAAGCTCTTTCCAAGGCCGTTGCCGGTTATCAGGCCGACGATCCGGAAGCGGCCGCTTCGTTCGCCGCGTCGGCCCGGAGCTACATTCAACATCTGACCCAACATATCGAAAAAGAAAATCACATTCTGTTTCCGATGGCGGATCGTTTCTTAAGCGACGGCAAGCAGAAGGCGCTCTTAAACGCGTTCGACCGGATCGAGGAAGAGGTGGTCGGCAAAGGAAAACATGAGGAGTTTCATCTCCTCCTCGATCACCTCAGCGAGGTATATCTAAAGTAA